In Patescibacteria group bacterium, a single window of DNA contains:
- a CDS encoding helix-turn-helix transcriptional regulator, translating to MNLGVAIKAVRTKRNLSQAEFANLVGCSESHISLMETNRRKPSFEMLVKISEITETKLSQLFLIAEMLDTTNK from the coding sequence CTTGGTGTAGCAATTAAGGCTGTAAGAACAAAAAGAAATCTTTCTCAAGCCGAATTTGCTAATTTAGTTGGCTGTTCAGAAAGTCACATCTCATTGATGGAAACAAACAGAAGAAAACCAAGTTTTGAAATGCTAGTAAAAATATCTGAAATAACTGAAACGAAATTATCACAGCTCTTTCTCATAGCGGAAATGCTAGATACTACGAATAAATAA